The following are encoded together in the Bradyrhizobium sp. CCGUVB1N3 genome:
- a CDS encoding sorbosone dehydrogenase family protein, with protein MLAAGLGLAPPASSDQIRKSGYAIGADTCGSGDLAFPKLKIDLRQGFCAGLVASEEDHLKFPRSIIQIPGHELFVVADMGGWGHTDGRLLLLDPRAAEGKRIRELLTGIEYPFGLAIGPDKKLYASTDETIFRVDPLADNPRSTVETVLHRLPGRRLTLPDGTKLEESAHPLKQFVFDRTGRLFVNVGSHSDDCITHPPITRPCAPAEGASALAAIWMFTPPSGGVFPTLKPNDPNPPHEVYARGLRNSMALALHPQFPDPGYAFLQGENGRDLPDIFKPNEEINAIEQGKHYGWPYCYDLSTVSPEFRLVLQSGPYKNLCTNGALYKQPFSLLPPHGAPLGMLYYHGQKFPELEGRLLIALHGYRPTGSRLLVYDVDDHGFPKGNPPPVRYHVSCAAEPTRSFQTHAGEVAAARFEELISGWHRVNGARPQGAPVGITVAEDGAIWLVEDKNQTVIRIDRTDANAPEPLPCDMRSAAQVNQLAAFVAKDAQNRDRLSALRKGLVEKHCVGCHSDFGLKPGQADPEKDQTVLRFMLSQDGWIYPGDPGSGKLRTRLRGLGADKLMPPGGEALAKIEPGYARLLDYADSLVASMVPGTRMRIKPGPPTRKFVARSGKECGEMPAAKVVVVTQRIAVDKAGFSRFYRPADQYLNGECTDDDGYYIQQNDLVPLQ; from the coding sequence CTGCTGGCTGCGGGGCTTGGCCTTGCGCCGCCGGCATCGTCCGACCAGATCCGGAAAAGCGGCTATGCGATCGGCGCGGATACCTGCGGCAGCGGCGATCTCGCCTTCCCCAAACTCAAGATCGACCTCCGCCAAGGGTTTTGCGCAGGTCTCGTCGCCAGCGAAGAGGATCATCTCAAATTCCCGCGATCGATCATCCAGATCCCCGGTCATGAGCTGTTCGTGGTCGCTGACATGGGCGGCTGGGGCCACACCGACGGCCGGCTGCTGCTGCTCGATCCCCGCGCAGCCGAGGGCAAGCGGATCAGGGAGCTGCTGACGGGGATCGAATATCCCTTCGGTCTGGCGATCGGTCCCGACAAGAAACTCTATGCCTCCACCGACGAGACGATTTTCCGCGTCGATCCGCTTGCCGACAATCCGCGCAGCACGGTCGAGACTGTCCTTCACCGTCTGCCGGGCCGCCGGCTGACGCTACCCGACGGCACCAAGCTCGAGGAGAGCGCGCATCCGCTCAAGCAGTTCGTGTTCGACCGGACCGGGCGGCTGTTCGTCAATGTCGGCTCGCATAGCGACGACTGCATTACCCACCCGCCAATCACGCGGCCTTGCGCGCCGGCGGAAGGCGCCTCGGCACTCGCCGCGATCTGGATGTTCACGCCGCCTTCAGGCGGCGTCTTCCCGACATTGAAGCCCAACGATCCCAATCCGCCGCACGAGGTCTATGCACGCGGCTTGCGCAACTCGATGGCGCTGGCGCTGCATCCGCAATTTCCCGATCCCGGCTACGCCTTCCTGCAAGGCGAGAACGGCCGCGACCTGCCTGATATCTTCAAGCCGAACGAGGAGATCAACGCGATCGAGCAGGGCAAGCACTACGGCTGGCCCTATTGCTACGACCTCTCGACGGTGAGCCCGGAATTCAGGCTGGTGCTGCAATCGGGTCCTTACAAGAACCTCTGCACCAACGGCGCCCTCTACAAGCAGCCGTTTTCGCTGCTGCCGCCGCACGGCGCGCCGCTCGGCATGCTCTACTATCACGGCCAAAAGTTTCCGGAGCTGGAAGGCAGGCTGCTGATCGCGCTTCATGGCTATCGCCCAACCGGCAGCCGTCTGCTGGTCTATGACGTCGACGATCACGGTTTCCCCAAGGGGAATCCGCCGCCGGTCCGCTACCATGTGAGCTGCGCCGCCGAGCCGACGCGCAGCTTCCAGACCCACGCGGGCGAGGTCGCGGCGGCGCGTTTCGAGGAGCTGATCTCCGGCTGGCACCGCGTCAACGGCGCGCGGCCTCAGGGCGCGCCGGTCGGCATCACGGTTGCGGAGGATGGCGCGATCTGGCTGGTGGAGGACAAGAACCAGACCGTGATCCGGATCGACCGCACTGATGCCAATGCGCCGGAGCCGCTCCCCTGCGACATGCGCAGCGCGGCGCAGGTCAACCAGCTCGCCGCCTTCGTTGCCAAGGACGCACAGAACAGGGATCGGCTCTCGGCACTGCGCAAGGGACTCGTGGAGAAGCACTGCGTCGGCTGCCATTCGGATTTCGGTCTCAAGCCGGGCCAGGCGGACCCCGAGAAGGATCAGACCGTGCTGCGCTTCATGTTGTCGCAGGACGGCTGGATCTATCCCGGTGATCCCGGGTCCGGAAAGCTGCGCACCCGCCTGCGCGGGCTCGGCGCGGACAAGCTGATGCCGCCGGGCGGCGAAGCGCTGGCGAAGATCGAGCCCGGCTACGCCCGCCTGCTCGACTATGCGGACTCGCTGGTTGCAAGTATGGTTCCGGGAACGCGTATGCGCATCAAGCCCGGCCCGCCGACGCGCAAATTTGTTGCGCGCAGCGGCAAGGAATGCGGCGAAATGCCGGCCGCCAAGGTCGTCGTCGTGACACAAAGGATCGCTGTAGACAAAGCCGGCTTCAGCCGGTTCTACCGGCCGGCCGATCAATATCTCAACGGCGAATGCACCGACGACGATGGCTACTACATCCAGCAGAACGATCTGGTGCCTCTGCAGTAG
- a CDS encoding AAA family ATPase: MLETEPGAATETDLKGWLEGAGLGQYTELFARHRLGLDVMPDLTEADLAELGLPLGDRKRLRRAMATLLSPEPAGPPPVPLTAARAEVGAERRQLTTMFCDMVDSTPLSAQFDPEDVRDMIAGFRETCVRVVKHYEGFAARYVGDGILVYFGYPTAHEDDAERAVRAGLEIVRLLSTAREIEPRGALGHAPAVRIGIATGLVVVGDLVGQGTEERDSAVGETVNLAARLQGLAPPNGVVISASTQSLLKGKFDYRNLGVQALKGLSEKVQAWHVVRPSRVETRFAASMGARLTPRVNREEEVSLLTGRWQQARQGDGQVVVLFGEPGIGKSRIVQEIFGAIAGERHGQISLQCSPYYTSTAFYPFSAQLKFALGLDREDATAMSLANLEAAVAATRSDVAQVTPLFAALLSIPTGDRYPPLDLSPQQQKDATVSAIVNHLLGLAREQPLVIAFEDLHWIDPTSREVIDLLVDKVHGQPILIVITARSEFQPSWNAHSHVTTLVLNRLSRQLRTTLVERVAGRELPKEIVEEIIVKTDGVPLFLEELTKTVLESNLLTERHGRYVLSGEWRQLAIPATLTDSLMARLDRMGPFKKIAQIGATIGREFSYETLHAVANTPADQIEAALDHLEEAGLIVRHGHPPEALYAFRHVMIQNAAHASLLHSERRKLHSRIAQVLAEMYPEKTAREPELLAHHLTESGQSEGAASFWLKAGKQAAKTGGNLEAIGHLRRGLSVVQANARMQGADQIELELRIALGNALIAAKGYAVQEVEENYIRALELGRQLDDEEKTFAATRGLWVCHFIRADLTRAHDLSVELLKFAKRVRLNERALPAQRTGYLMEAHRAIAMTMLYRGRFAAAQHHLHRCVDLYSPDLHADLMVRHGTDPGVVSLSYLGYLLWFLGRSDAARQHSGQAIANAEKIRHPFTLAFALVFGAYLCQHLRDVEGTRDHANRAMVIASEHNFLHWKQQAAILRGWALTQLGDVDDGLSQMRVGLDEYEAMDSWLAGCWFRCLLAEAYAKAGFREAALRALDGALATARRTGDHSYLAEVYRLQGEITLTEGGPTSAHDAEDLYQLSLDVARKQGALSWELTTAISLARLWQDAGKAGQAERLLGPVVGKFSEGFLTPDLTQAVQLLKQLGTQQVGVER, encoded by the coding sequence ATGCTGGAGACGGAGCCGGGCGCGGCGACGGAAACGGATTTGAAAGGCTGGCTTGAGGGCGCGGGGCTCGGCCAATACACCGAACTTTTTGCACGGCATCGCCTCGGCCTCGATGTCATGCCCGACCTGACCGAGGCCGATCTCGCGGAGCTCGGCCTGCCGCTCGGCGATCGCAAGCGGCTGCGCCGGGCGATGGCGACGCTGCTTTCGCCCGAACCGGCCGGGCCTCCGCCTGTCCCGCTGACAGCGGCCCGCGCCGAGGTCGGCGCCGAGCGGCGGCAGCTCACCACCATGTTTTGCGACATGGTGGATTCGACGCCGCTCTCGGCCCAGTTCGACCCCGAAGACGTGCGCGACATGATCGCGGGCTTCCGCGAGACCTGCGTCCGCGTGGTCAAGCATTATGAGGGTTTTGCCGCCCGCTACGTCGGCGACGGCATCCTGGTCTATTTCGGCTATCCGACCGCACATGAGGACGACGCCGAGCGCGCGGTGCGTGCCGGGCTCGAGATCGTGCGGCTGCTGTCGACAGCCCGCGAGATCGAGCCGCGCGGCGCGCTGGGCCACGCGCCGGCGGTGCGGATCGGCATCGCCACCGGTCTCGTCGTGGTCGGCGATCTCGTCGGCCAGGGCACCGAGGAGCGCGATTCAGCAGTCGGCGAAACCGTCAACCTCGCCGCGCGGCTGCAGGGATTGGCGCCGCCGAACGGCGTGGTCATCTCCGCCTCCACACAGTCGCTGCTGAAGGGCAAGTTCGACTACCGCAATCTCGGCGTGCAGGCGCTCAAGGGTCTTTCCGAGAAGGTCCAGGCCTGGCACGTGGTGCGGCCCTCGCGTGTGGAGACGCGCTTCGCCGCGTCTATGGGCGCGCGGCTGACGCCGCGCGTCAACCGCGAGGAGGAGGTCTCGCTGCTGACGGGGCGCTGGCAGCAGGCGAGGCAGGGCGACGGACAGGTCGTGGTGCTGTTCGGCGAGCCCGGGATCGGCAAGTCCCGCATTGTCCAGGAGATATTCGGGGCCATCGCGGGCGAGCGGCACGGGCAGATCTCGCTGCAGTGCTCTCCGTACTATACCTCGACCGCCTTCTACCCGTTCAGTGCGCAGCTCAAATTCGCGCTCGGGCTCGACCGCGAGGACGCGACTGCAATGTCGCTCGCGAATCTCGAGGCGGCCGTGGCCGCCACGCGAAGCGACGTTGCGCAGGTGACCCCGCTGTTCGCCGCGCTGCTGTCGATCCCGACGGGCGACCGCTACCCGCCGCTCGACCTGTCGCCGCAGCAGCAGAAGGACGCGACGGTGTCCGCCATCGTCAATCATCTGCTTGGGCTTGCGCGCGAGCAGCCGCTCGTCATCGCCTTCGAGGACCTGCACTGGATCGATCCGACCTCGCGCGAGGTCATCGATCTTCTGGTCGACAAGGTGCATGGCCAGCCGATCCTCATCGTCATCACCGCGCGGTCGGAGTTTCAGCCGAGCTGGAATGCGCATTCGCACGTCACCACGCTGGTCTTGAACCGGCTGAGCCGGCAATTGCGCACGACCCTCGTCGAGCGCGTCGCGGGGCGGGAGCTGCCCAAGGAGATCGTCGAGGAGATCATCGTCAAGACCGACGGCGTGCCGCTGTTCCTGGAGGAATTGACCAAGACCGTCCTCGAATCCAACCTGCTGACCGAACGGCACGGCCGCTACGTGCTGTCCGGCGAGTGGCGGCAGCTCGCGATCCCGGCGACGCTGACGGACTCGCTGATGGCGCGCCTCGACCGCATGGGCCCGTTCAAGAAGATCGCGCAGATCGGCGCCACCATCGGCCGCGAGTTCTCCTACGAGACGCTTCACGCGGTCGCCAACACGCCCGCCGACCAGATCGAGGCGGCGCTCGATCATCTGGAGGAGGCCGGCCTGATCGTGCGCCACGGCCACCCGCCGGAAGCGCTCTACGCGTTCAGGCACGTGATGATCCAGAACGCGGCGCATGCCAGCCTGTTGCACAGCGAGCGGCGCAAGCTGCATTCGCGGATCGCCCAGGTGCTCGCCGAGATGTACCCGGAAAAGACCGCGCGCGAGCCCGAGCTTCTCGCCCATCATCTGACCGAATCCGGCCAGAGCGAAGGCGCCGCGAGCTTCTGGCTCAAGGCCGGCAAGCAGGCCGCGAAGACCGGCGGCAATCTGGAGGCGATCGGGCACTTGCGCCGCGGCTTGAGTGTCGTCCAGGCCAATGCGCGCATGCAGGGCGCCGACCAGATCGAGCTCGAGCTGCGTATCGCGCTGGGCAACGCGCTGATCGCAGCCAAGGGCTACGCGGTGCAGGAGGTCGAGGAGAACTACATCCGCGCCCTCGAGCTCGGCCGGCAGCTCGACGACGAGGAGAAGACGTTTGCGGCGACGCGCGGGCTCTGGGTCTGCCATTTCATCCGCGCGGATCTGACGCGCGCGCATGATCTCAGCGTCGAGCTGTTGAAGTTCGCCAAGCGCGTGCGGCTGAACGAGCGGGCGCTGCCCGCGCAGCGGACCGGCTATCTCATGGAGGCGCATCGTGCCATCGCGATGACCATGCTCTATCGCGGGCGTTTTGCGGCTGCCCAGCATCATCTGCACCGCTGCGTCGATCTCTACAGCCCCGATCTGCACGCCGACCTGATGGTGCGGCACGGCACCGATCCCGGCGTCGTGTCGCTGTCCTATCTCGGCTATCTCTTGTGGTTCCTTGGCCGCTCCGATGCGGCACGCCAGCACAGCGGGCAGGCGATCGCCAACGCCGAGAAGATCCGCCATCCCTTCACGCTCGCTTTCGCTCTGGTGTTCGGCGCCTATCTCTGCCAGCACCTGCGCGACGTCGAAGGCACCCGCGATCATGCCAACCGCGCCATGGTCATCGCCAGCGAGCACAATTTCCTGCACTGGAAGCAACAGGCTGCGATCCTGCGCGGCTGGGCGCTGACGCAGCTCGGCGATGTCGACGACGGGTTGAGTCAGATGCGCGTCGGCCTCGACGAATACGAGGCAATGGATTCCTGGCTCGCCGGCTGCTGGTTCAGATGCCTGTTGGCCGAGGCCTATGCGAAGGCCGGCTTCCGCGAGGCGGCCTTGCGCGCGCTCGACGGCGCGCTCGCGACCGCACGGCGCACCGGTGATCACTCCTACCTTGCCGAAGTCTATCGGTTGCAGGGCGAGATCACGCTCACCGAAGGCGGGCCGACCTCGGCCCATGATGCCGAAGATCTCTATCAGCTCTCGCTCGACGTCGCCCGCAAGCAGGGTGCACTGTCCTGGGAGCTCACGACCGCAATCAGCCTGGCGCGGCTCTGGCAGGACGCGGGCAAGGCCGGGCAGGCCGAACGGCTGCTCGGCCCCGTCGTCGGCAAGTTCAGCGAAGGTTTCCTGACGCCGGATCTGACGCAGGCGGTGCAACTGCTCAAGCAGCTCGGCACGCAACAGGTCGGCGTGGAGCGGTAA
- a CDS encoding histone deacetylase family protein, translating to MKAVHTELHRSHDPQFFLVRGVVKRTTEQPERADRLLKGLKDGKHQLVEPTTFGQGPRARVHSPEYLAFLSEAWDAWSALGDSGPEMIGNIHPVRHAATYPTHIVGKLGWHTADTAAPIGPGTWAAACAATDVAATAAQLVMDGEDAAYALCRPPGHHAYRDMAGGFCFLNNSAVAAAHLRLKHERVVVLDVDVHHGNGTQGIFYARPDVYTISIHADPVAYYPFVWGYAYERGEGEGLGTNLNIPLPIGTGDDGYMQALARAETAIDAFAPGALVVALGLDASEHDPLKGLSVTTPGFRRIGQAIARMGLPTVFVQEGGYLSDILGANLTSVLAGFEEAR from the coding sequence GTGAAAGCCGTCCATACCGAACTGCATCGCAGCCACGATCCGCAATTCTTCCTGGTGCGCGGGGTCGTCAAGCGCACGACCGAGCAGCCCGAGCGCGCGGACCGGCTGCTCAAGGGTTTGAAGGACGGCAAGCATCAACTGGTCGAGCCGACCACATTCGGGCAGGGGCCGCGCGCGCGTGTCCATAGCCCGGAATATCTCGCCTTCCTCTCCGAGGCCTGGGACGCCTGGAGCGCGCTCGGCGATTCCGGTCCGGAGATGATCGGCAACATCCATCCGGTACGTCACGCCGCGACCTATCCGACGCATATCGTCGGCAAGCTCGGCTGGCACACCGCCGATACCGCCGCGCCGATCGGGCCCGGCACCTGGGCTGCGGCCTGCGCGGCGACGGATGTTGCGGCCACCGCGGCGCAGCTCGTGATGGACGGCGAGGATGCTGCCTACGCGCTCTGCCGTCCGCCCGGCCATCACGCCTATCGCGACATGGCCGGCGGCTTTTGTTTCCTCAACAACAGCGCGGTCGCGGCCGCGCATCTGCGGCTCAAGCACGAGCGCGTCGTGGTCCTCGACGTTGACGTGCATCACGGCAACGGCACGCAAGGCATTTTCTATGCGCGGCCCGACGTCTACACCATCTCGATCCATGCCGATCCGGTTGCGTATTACCCGTTCGTGTGGGGCTATGCATATGAGCGCGGCGAGGGCGAGGGGCTTGGCACCAATCTCAACATCCCGCTGCCGATCGGCACGGGCGACGACGGCTACATGCAGGCGCTCGCGCGTGCCGAGACCGCGATCGACGCATTCGCGCCCGGCGCGCTCGTCGTGGCGCTTGGTCTGGATGCCTCCGAGCACGATCCCCTCAAGGGCCTCAGCGTCACCACGCCCGGCTTCCGCCGCATCGGCCAGGCGATCGCGCGCATGGGACTGCCGACCGTGTTCGTGCAGGAAGGCGGCTATCTCTCCGATATCCTCGGCGCGAACCTGACGTCGGTGCTCGCGGGTTTTGAAGAGGCGCGGTGA
- a CDS encoding SMP-30/gluconolactonase/LRE family protein, giving the protein MATTSSRTIWCLCSSVLLAIAAQPALAEMKLFESAQVTPAGEYTFGIEGPAVDLDGNLFVVNLGKPGTIGRLPAGSAASETFAELPQGSVGNSVRFDRDGTMFVADYKGHNIFALPKGSAEARLWFHSDEMKQPNDMTIARDGTIYASDPNWKGREGHVWRIVKVSDGSVQGQLMTAPRAMGTTNGIDLSPDGKTLYVGESNSGEIWSYSIRGTELIDAKLIKAFQPDTIDGLRTDVSGRLYVARILKGTIAIMKPNGAVQREVALKGKEPTNLAFGGDDGKTVFVTQRQGGFIEAFRTDQQGREHCLQRGRC; this is encoded by the coding sequence ATGGCTACTACATCCAGCAGAACGATCTGGTGCCTCTGCAGTAGCGTGCTCCTGGCGATCGCCGCGCAGCCGGCCCTTGCCGAGATGAAGCTGTTCGAAAGCGCGCAGGTGACGCCGGCGGGCGAATACACCTTCGGCATCGAAGGGCCGGCCGTCGATCTCGACGGCAATCTGTTCGTGGTCAATCTCGGCAAGCCCGGCACGATCGGCAGGTTGCCGGCGGGAAGTGCGGCCTCCGAGACGTTCGCGGAGCTTCCGCAAGGCAGCGTCGGCAACTCCGTCCGCTTCGATCGCGACGGCACCATGTTCGTCGCCGACTACAAGGGGCACAACATCTTCGCGCTTCCCAAGGGCAGCGCGGAGGCGCGACTCTGGTTTCATTCCGACGAGATGAAGCAGCCCAATGACATGACGATCGCGCGCGACGGCACGATCTATGCGAGCGATCCGAACTGGAAGGGACGCGAGGGCCACGTCTGGCGCATCGTCAAGGTGAGCGACGGATCGGTGCAGGGCCAGCTCATGACGGCGCCGCGCGCGATGGGAACCACCAACGGCATCGATCTCAGTCCCGACGGCAAGACGCTCTACGTCGGCGAATCCAACAGCGGCGAGATATGGTCTTACAGCATCCGCGGTACGGAGCTCATCGATGCGAAGCTGATCAAGGCGTTCCAGCCCGACACCATCGACGGCCTGCGCACCGACGTCAGCGGCAGGCTCTATGTCGCGCGCATTCTCAAGGGCACGATCGCGATCATGAAGCCCAACGGCGCGGTTCAGCGCGAGGTCGCGTTGAAAGGCAAGGAGCCGACCAACCTCGCCTTCGGCGGCGACGACGGCAAGACCGTTTTCGTCACGCAGCGCCAGGGCGGCTTCATCGAGGCCTTCCGCACCGACCAGCAGGGCCGCGAGCATTGCCTGCAACGCGGCCGTTGCTGA
- a CDS encoding arylamine N-acetyltransferase, which produces MSNEFHLDHYLARIGHRGAVNPDLATLTALHSAHVDAIPFEGLNPLLSRPVLLDLPAVQAKLVDSRRGGYCFEQNALFKAALERIGFSVTGLCARVRWMAAPDSPLGPKTHMLLKVELPEGPHIADVGFGACVLDAPLQLETNIEQRTAMGNYRLVETDGLYTISAQRPPGWRTMYVFDLVPQIQSDYELSNYFTSTSSAAPFTSTLIMERVAADVRYKLANRRLTIEGRDGEVKSERTIDGADELGRVLHQTFNVEPPVPVEEVFAKIGG; this is translated from the coding sequence ATGTCGAATGAATTCCACTTGGATCATTACCTGGCGCGCATCGGCCATCGCGGGGCGGTGAACCCGGATCTGGCCACGCTCACCGCACTTCACAGCGCTCACGTCGATGCGATCCCGTTCGAGGGGCTCAATCCGCTGTTGAGCCGGCCCGTCCTTCTCGATCTGCCGGCCGTGCAGGCCAAGCTCGTCGATTCCAGGCGCGGCGGCTATTGCTTCGAGCAGAATGCGCTGTTCAAGGCGGCGCTCGAACGCATCGGCTTCAGCGTCACGGGCCTTTGCGCCCGGGTGCGCTGGATGGCCGCACCTGACAGCCCGCTCGGGCCAAAGACACATATGCTGCTCAAGGTCGAGCTGCCCGAGGGGCCTCATATTGCCGATGTCGGCTTCGGCGCCTGCGTGCTCGACGCGCCCCTGCAGCTCGAGACGAACATCGAGCAGCGCACCGCGATGGGCAATTATCGCCTCGTCGAGACCGACGGCCTCTATACGATCAGCGCGCAACGGCCCCCGGGATGGCGCACGATGTATGTCTTCGACCTCGTGCCGCAGATCCAGTCCGACTACGAGCTCAGCAACTATTTCACGTCGACCAGCTCGGCCGCACCCTTCACCAGCACGCTGATCATGGAACGCGTCGCAGCGGATGTGCGCTACAAGCTCGCCAACCGCCGGCTGACCATCGAAGGGCGCGACGGCGAGGTGAAGAGCGAGCGCACGATCGACGGCGCCGACGAGCTCGGCCGGGTGCTGCATCAAACGTTCAACGTCGAGCCGCCCGTGCCGGTCGAAGAGGTGTTTGCGAAGATCGGGGGATAG